The following proteins are co-located in the Acidimicrobiales bacterium genome:
- a CDS encoding TIGR04053 family radical SAM/SPASM domain-containing protein: MSRLASPDGAVRTTRQDKADRPFLVIWEVTRACALACAHCRATSIPDRDPDELTTAEGRAMLDDIAAWGPPRQIVVLTGGDPFQRDDLADLVRHGASTGLSMALAPSVTPRLTRDALVELREAGARAVSLSLDGASAATHDGFRGVDGVFAATWPAARTAVELGFRLQINTTVTRTNVSELPSMLRQVVEAGTGLWSVFFLVKTGRGTDLDALEPHEVEDVIHWLHDISHHLPVKTTEAPYYRRVAIQRSHPDAQQPGSRGPVWEELTARTREVLGTGTGERRARPPMDVNAGRGFVFVDHLGIVQPSGFLPIPVGSVRERPLREIYRDAPLLRALRDPTGFGGRCGRCEYREVCGGSRSRAFAATGDPLAEDPTCVHDPGAPVEIS, from the coding sequence ATGTCCAGGCTTGCCTCTCCCGACGGCGCCGTCCGGACCACTCGCCAGGACAAGGCAGACCGACCCTTCCTCGTGATCTGGGAGGTGACCCGGGCCTGCGCGCTCGCCTGTGCCCACTGCCGTGCGACCTCGATCCCCGACCGCGACCCCGACGAGCTGACCACCGCCGAGGGGCGAGCCATGCTCGACGACATCGCGGCGTGGGGGCCTCCTCGCCAGATCGTCGTCCTCACCGGCGGCGACCCGTTCCAACGTGACGACCTCGCCGACCTCGTCCGCCACGGCGCATCGACCGGGCTGAGCATGGCACTGGCTCCGTCGGTGACACCGCGCCTCACCCGCGACGCCCTCGTCGAGCTGCGCGAAGCGGGTGCCAGGGCCGTCTCGCTCTCGCTCGACGGGGCCTCAGCCGCCACCCACGACGGCTTCCGGGGCGTCGACGGGGTGTTCGCCGCCACCTGGCCCGCAGCCCGCACCGCGGTCGAGCTGGGCTTTCGGCTCCAGATCAACACCACCGTCACCCGGACCAACGTGTCCGAGCTGCCATCGATGCTTCGCCAGGTCGTCGAGGCCGGCACCGGGTTGTGGAGCGTGTTCTTCCTGGTCAAGACCGGTCGCGGCACCGATCTCGACGCCCTCGAGCCCCACGAGGTGGAGGACGTGATCCACTGGCTGCACGACATCTCCCACCACCTCCCGGTCAAGACCACCGAGGCGCCCTACTACCGTCGGGTGGCGATCCAGCGGTCGCATCCCGACGCCCAGCAGCCCGGGAGTCGGGGCCCGGTGTGGGAGGAGCTCACCGCCCGGACACGGGAGGTGTTGGGTACCGGTACCGGCGAGCGTCGGGCCCGGCCGCCGATGGACGTGAACGCCGGGCGGGGGTTCGTGTTCGTCGACCACCTGGGCATCGTCCAGCCGAGCGGGTTCCTTCCCATCCCCGTCGGGTCGGTGCGTGAGCGCCCCCTGCGGGAGATCTATCGCGATGCTCCCCTGCTCCGGGCGCTGCGCGACCCGACGGGGTTCGGGGGCCGGTGCGGACGCTGCGAGTACCGCGAGGTGTGTGGCGGTTCGCGGTCCCGCGCCTTCGCCGCCACCGGCGACCCGC